The Pseudopipra pipra isolate bDixPip1 chromosome 29, bDixPip1.hap1, whole genome shotgun sequence DNA segment aggagaggggaggattCCTCCCCAGCAGTGGCAGGATTTGAggtgggcagggaaagggagcagaTGGAAAAGGCCCCtcccctcagctcccagcacGTGGGATTTTTGGGTTGCTCTTCCAAAACGCCTGCGGGTGCAGCTCCGggagctgctccttccctggggtTTAACTCCCtcggagctggagctggagctggagctggagctggagctggagctggagctggagctgtctccctgagggAATTCTTGGAGATGTGTCAGGGGTGGGTGGGAATTAGGGAATGATTGTCCATCCAGGGGTGGGAATTAGGGAGTGGTTCTTCATCCAGGGGTGAAAATTAGGGAATGGTTGTTCATCCAGGGGCATTTGGGGTGGGAATTAGGGAATGGTTGTTCATCCAGGGGTGGAAATTAGGGAAtggttcttcatccagagggcGTTTGGGGTGGAAATTAGGGAATGGTCGTTCATCCAGGGGTGGGAATTAGGGAATGGTCGTCCATCCAAAGGGTGTTTGGGGTGGGAATTAGGGAATGGTTGTTCATCCAGGGGTGAAAATTAGGGAATGGTTGTTCATCCAGGGGTGGAAATTAGGGAATGGTTGTTCATCCAAAGGGTGTTTGGGGTGGGAATTAGGGAATGGTTGTTCATCCAAAGGGTGTTTGGGGTGGGAATTAGGGAATGGTCGTCCATCCAAAGGGTGTTTGGGGTGGGAATTAGGGAATGGTTGTTCATCCAGGGGTGGAAATTAGGGAATGGTTGTTCATCCAGGGGTGGAAATTAGGGAATGGTCGTCCATCCAAAGGGTGTTTGGGGTGGGAATTAGGGAATGGTTGTTCATCCAGGGGGCGTTTGGGGTGGAAATTAGGGAATGGTTGTTCATCCAGGGGTGGGAATTAGGGAATGGTTGTTCATCCAGGGGTGGGAATTAGGGAATGGTTGTTCACCCAGAGGGCGTTTGGGGTGGAAATTAGGGAATGGTCGTCCATCCAAAGGGTGTTTGGGGTGGGAATTAGGGAATGGTTGTCCATCCCAAGGGCATTTGGGCACCGGAAGAGGCTCCACACGGTCCCGGGAGCTCCGGGAGTGTTGGGACGACCCTCCCAGGGAATTCCCGGGGCCGTGcagggccgggagcggggccggatGATCCCAGCGCGTCCCCGCCGACCGGGCCGTCCCCTGACTGTGTCATTCCCTACCCCAGGTGTGGTCCCCCAGAGCGCTCCCCCCGTCCCCACGGCCTCGTCCCGCTTCCACTTCCCTCCGCTGGACGCCCACTCCCCCACCGAGGATCCCCAGCCCGGGGGCCGCTTCCCCGGCGGTTCCCTGGGGCCGGGATCCACCCCGGAGGCTCTGCCggacggcggcggcggcggcgacaGGAAGCCGGAGCTGCCGGAGCTGCTGGAAGATTCCTCCTCGGATTGGCGCCGGGGGGGCGTGGATCTGCTGGCCCCCCacggcggccccggcggcgggAGCGTCGCCCACGCCAAGCGCAAGCCCGACATCGTCCTGCCGCTGTTCCCCCGGCCCGGGATGTTCCCGGACCCCCACAGCCCCTTCGCCGTGTCGCCGCTGCCGGGCCGCGGGGGGGTCCTCAACGTGCCCATCTCGCCGGCGCTGTCGCTGACGCCCACCCTGTTCTCCTACAGCCCCTCGCCGGGGCTCAGCCCCTTCACCGgcagcagctgcttctccttcaACCCCGAGGAGATGAAACACTACCTGCATTCCCAGGCCTGCTCCGTGTTCAACTACCACCTGAGCCCGCGGACTTTCCCCCGCTACCCGCTGGTGGTGCCGCCGCTGCAGTGCCAGGTGCCCctggaggagcagccccagTTCCCCATCAAGCTCCAGCCGCCTCCCGCCGGCCGCAAAAacagggagaggctggaaagcgCCGAGGAAGCCGCTCAGCTCAGGGTGAAGGTGGAGCCCGCCGGGGACAAGGAGCCCGAGGAGGCCAAGGACGGAGGAGAGCGGAGGGAAGAAGGTTCCGGAGCGGAGGAAGGCAAGGGGGGGCCGGTGTTCGCCCGCCCGGCCGCCCCGTCCTGGCTCCCGGCGCCCGCCCAGCCCGGCTCGTCCTCCTCGGAAGAGCCcccggagcagcagcagcagcagcagcaacaaggGGAGAGCGGCGTGGAGAAACCCCCCCGGGATCCCTGCGGAGAGGCGGGAGCtcaggagaagagggaggacGCCCTGATGCCCCCCAAGCTGCGCCTGAAGCGCCGCTGGAACGGGGACAGGCCGGCGGAGCCGCCCGAGGAGAACGGCAGCGGCCTCTGGAACGGCCCCAACGTCGCCGTCCCCAAGGCCGTGGCGGCCGCCAGCTCCGACACCTAATcccggggctgggagagcaTCCAGGGATTCATGTAGCAGAGGTTGCAGAGCGCGGGGAGGGGAGGTGGCGGGAGGGggtgggacacggggggggggtTAGAGGCTGGTTTTGGGGATTCTAGGAATTctgggggggggtgggaggagggagggggggttGTGTTCTCTTTGTTTTCGTTGTTGACTCGCAGGTGAGATGCCGGGTTGTTCCTGCTCCGGGTCGTTCCCGCTCCGGGTCG contains these protein-coding regions:
- the ETV3 gene encoding ETS translocation variant 3, which gives rise to MKAGCSIVDKPEGGGGYHFPEWAYKTESSPGSRQIQLWHFILELLQKEEFRHVIAWQQGEYGEFVIKDPDEVARLWGRRKCKPQMNYDKLSRALRYYYNKRILHKTKGKRFTYKFNFNKLVMPNYPFINIRPNGVVPQSAPPVPTASSRFHFPPLDAHSPTEDPQPGGRFPGGSLGPGSTPEALPDGGGGGDRKPELPELLEDSSSDWRRGGVDLLAPHGGPGGGSVAHAKRKPDIVLPLFPRPGMFPDPHSPFAVSPLPGRGGVLNVPISPALSLTPTLFSYSPSPGLSPFTGSSCFSFNPEEMKHYLHSQACSVFNYHLSPRTFPRYPLVVPPLQCQVPLEEQPQFPIKLQPPPAGRKNRERLESAEEAAQLRVKVEPAGDKEPEEAKDGGERREEGSGAEEGKGGPVFARPAAPSWLPAPAQPGSSSSEEPPEQQQQQQQQGESGVEKPPRDPCGEAGAQEKREDALMPPKLRLKRRWNGDRPAEPPEENGSGLWNGPNVAVPKAVAAASSDT